Proteins from a genomic interval of Daphnia pulex isolate KAP4 chromosome 4, ASM2113471v1:
- the LOC124192308 gene encoding integrin alpha-PS2-like, which yields MVNMIIARWVTLKILFIFLFPWIVHASFIHNLDVRKERVFTNSPKSYFGYSLSAHRLTETPAEWLVGSPGENVFQGAVYKCNTSVDLEAGFLCKKVRISSLSERITLEPVKNGWFGATVVSNREFSLLCSPRAGSQAEGECFTSENNLQSFSKVKLFLPRRVCLSGFSATYMTTAKGSLKPLLGGPTCLKDDKPNDVASLLYPAAYPFLDKWYLGYAMASGTYGMRKFGQEFLLASVAFHINSSFAGKVYMLNKDTKKEIESLVGYQPGEHFGASLAVSDFTGDGRDDIVVGAPHHTDYNGTELKVEIGAVYIYYQTSKNTFDSQDRPQELRGLTSGSRFGYAVAAIGDTNADGFNDLAIGAPYENDGLGTVYIYQGSENGLRDNPQIISGNMFSPHLKTFGFSIAGGDFDGNKYSDVIIGAYESAAVVYIPARPIAKITSDLNFVSKIIKLQQTSKCSITNSTDGVTTIPVACEDISFCITYSGSSVEKEMEFRVSIVLDFNAEKDNSRILFLENNRNQLFRELNFTSGSKKCLTNTIYAIPGIQDFASTAQAKMTIEPVDKTTKPNRLLPIFSKENSNIISTNSLTFMIDSKANAVVDAIPWWVYVASGLGAFLILAIITGILYKLGFFKRKKPPTQQTDGEELTKADDSQKETNS from the exons ATGGTCAACATGATCATCGCTCGATGGGTCActcttaaaattttgtttatcttCTTATTTCCCTGGATTGTTCACGCTTCATTTATTCACAATTTGGACGTCAGGAAGGAACGAGTCTTTACAAATTCCCCAAAATCCTATTTTGGCTATAGTTTGAGCGCACATCGTTTAACCGAAACACCAGCAGA ATGGTTGGTTGGGTCGCCAGgtgaaaatgtatttcaagGAGCGGTTTATAAATGTAATACTTCAGTTGACCTCGAAGCTGGTTTCCTTTGCAAAAAAGTTAGAATAAGCTCACTCAGTG AACGGATAACCTTAGAACCAGTCAAAAATGGGTGGTTTGGTGCCACCGTTGTTAGCAACCGAGAGTTTTCTTTA TTATGTTCACCTCGTGCTGGATCCCAGGCTGAAGGGGAATGCTTCACAAGTGAAAATAATCTTCAAAGCTTTAGCAAagttaaactttttcttccacgGC gtgTTTGTTTGTCCGGATTTTCAGCAACATACATGACA ACTGCGAAGGGTTCGCTGAAGCCTCTCCTTGGAGGTCCAACTTGCCTCAAGGATGACAAACCAAATGATGTAGCGAGTTTGCTTTATCCAGCGGCTTATCCATTCTTGGATAAATGGTATCTAGGTTACGCCATGGCATCCGGAACGTACGGAATGCGCAAGTTTGGACAAGAGTTCCTGCTCGCCTCTGTTGCTTTCCACATCAATTCATCCTTTGCTGGAAAG GTATACATGTTAAACAAAGACACTAAAAAGGAGATAGAAAGTTTAGTAGGATACCAGCCAGGTGAGCACTTTGGAGCTTCGCTAGCCGTATCGGATTTCACGGGTGATGGCAGGGATGACATTGTCGTCGGCGCTCCTCACCACACCGATTACAACGGTACCGAACTTAAAGTTGAAATTGGCGCCGTCTACATTTACTATCAAACATCAAAGAACACCTTTGATAGCCAAGATAGACCTCAAGAACTCAGAGGGCTAACATCCGGTAGTAGGTTCGGGTATGCTGTGGCGGCGATTGGCGATACTAATGCGGATGGATTCAACGACTTGGCTATTGGGGCACCGTACGAGAACGACGGACTTGGGACAGTTTATATTTATCAAGGGTCAGAGAACGGCCTGCGAGATAACCCTCAAATCATTTCCGGAAATATGTTTAGTCCGCATCTGAAAACGTTTGGATTTTCCATCGCGGGAGGTGATTTCGATGGGAACAAATATAGTGATGTAATCATCGGTGCCTACGAGTCTGCCGCTGTTGTTTACATCCCCGCTCGTccaatagccaaaataaccAGCGACCTAAATTTCGTCTCCAAAATCATTAAACTACAGCAGACGAGTAAATGCTCCATCACTAATTCCACCGATGGTGTAACCACCATCCCGGTAGCTTGCGAAGACATCAGCTTCTGTATAACATACTCCGGTTCGAGTGtcgagaaagaaatggaatttcgGGTCTCAATAGTACTGGATTTCAACGCCGAAAAGGACAACAGCCGAATCTTATTCTTAGAAAACAATCGCAATCAATTATTTCGAGAATTGAATTTTACGTCAGGATCGAAGAAATGTCTAACTAATACCATCTACGCCATACCTGGCATCCAAGATTTCGCTTCAACCGCCCAAGCGAAAATGACTATTGAGCCGGttgacaaaacaacaaaacctaATCGGTTGTTGCCTATCTTCTCCAAGGAAAATAGCAACATCATTAGCACCAACTCACTCACTTTCATGATTGACAGTAAAGCAAACGCGGTTGTCGATGCTATTCCATGGTGGGTTTATGTTGCCAGTGGCTTGGGAGCCTTTCTCATACTCGCAATCATTACGGGCATTTTGTACAAG ttgggatttttcaaaaggaaaaagccacCCACCCAACAAACCGATGGAGAAGAATTGACAAAGGCCGACGATTCACAAAAGGAAACTAATTCTTGA